The Actinomycetota bacterium sequence GAATGCTCCACCTACAGCTATAAGCAGCAGCCCTGCTACTGAATACAGCCAGTTAAACCCGGTGTAAGGAAGTTCTTCAGAAACACCCAGTACTTCTATAACCGGTGCTGCCTCTTCATCAATACCAGCTACTTCCACCTCTGGTGGTGGTGGTGGAGGTGGAGGTGGAGGTGGAGGTGGTGGTGGTGGAGGAGGCGGCGGTGGCGTATCTCCGGGATCATTTACAAAAGTAACCGAATTAAGAGTCTGCCCGTCTTCCACAGCTTGTATTGGACCCAATCTTCCTGCAGCATTTAGCCCAGGAGTGACATTATCCCATCCAGCAGAACTGGTTTCAACAACCCAATAATCAGTCTCCAGATCCAAATCACAAGCAGTTGCACTACCACTGGTGTCGGTAGCAACATCTATTGTTATTTCTAACCCAGATTTAACAGCAGTGCCTGCGGTCGCATCATCATAGACATCAAAGGTAAAGGTATATTCGCCTGTATCAGGTATATCCCCTGTAATATTCTTTATTATCTCTAGGCAGCCTGTCTCTGGTGGAGGTGGTCCGTCGCATTTATAATAGAAAATAATATGGCTTATATCTTTGCGATTTGGACCATCAAGATTTGTTTCGGTGACTGTTACTGTTTTTGTGCCTATGCCTTCTATTTCAATATAACTAAAACCTTCAACAATCCCATAAGAGCCATCACTTGTTACTTCAATGCTAGAAGTACCTGCTTTTATAACAACCTTATTAATAATACAATCACCATCAGAAGTTAATGAAAAACTGTCTTTTTGGTCTTCTGTGTTCGATAGATCGCTCCCTTCATATTTTTTCCAATCATTACCTTCCTCAGTAGGATTATCCCAGTCTAAATTTATAGAAGCTGCAAATAAAGCAGCCGGTATACTAAACATAATCACTACTGCCAAAACTAAAACTATAATTAATAACCTTTTCATAAGACATCTCCTTTCTAATCTATTTTGTTATAAAAAAAACCGGCCAAATTTAGCCGGTTACGCTACTTGCTCCACTTCCCCCAAGCGTCCAGTTTCCGGGAAAAGCCTCATTGCTTCCAAACTGTATTATTCTATAACTATTATATTACAAAACTATTATAATTCACTAATATCCGCGCTGTCAACAAATCTTTTTTTATCAAAGCGGGCAGGTAAATTGTATCCACCTGCCCGCCTACCCCAATATATTATATAAAATATTCTACCTTTTCTTTTCTTCTAAACCACTGGATAAGCAGTACGCCGCCCAGCACCAAAACCAGCCCGGCAATATAGTACCATTTGCTGTAGCCGGTATAAGGCAGCTCCTCGGTTATACCCAAAACCTCTATTACCGGGGGTTCGCTTATTCCCAGGACCTCAACTTCTTCATCCTCTTCTTCATTTAAGAAATATACATCGGTATCAGAGCCCCCGCTAACTATAGCTCCTATAGATCCTGTCTCGGTCCAGGCAGCCCCATCGTAAGACACCGAGGTGGCAAAACCGGTAGTAGTTTCTGTTATGGTATAGGTGCCCGGCTCTATGTTGGCAAAGGTAGCGGTACCTGCACCCTGTATGGTCACTGTCTGGGCCGGCACTGTATTTATGGAGAAGTTAAATACGGTATCAGCATCTACTCCCTCCCCTATTATCTTATGTACGGTTATGGAACCAGGTATTTCAATTACGGTATCATTTAAGAAATAAACATCGGTATCCTGGCCATCCTCTACCTCAGCGGCAATAGTTATACCGGGAGTCCAGCCGCCGGCGGTATAGGAAACATAGGTGGAATAACCGGTAGTAGCCTCGGTAATAGTATAGGTATTGCCTGCCAGCAGGCCGGTAAAGGTTGCAGTGCCTTCTCCGGTAATAGTAGCAGTCTGCACCGGTGTAGTGTTAATAGAGAAAGTAAAAGTAGGAGTACCTACTGCCGGTGAGGCCACTAAGGCACCTAAGCCTGCACCAAACAGCTTATGTACGGTTATGGAGCCCGTTCCGGGATCATTTTCAAAATCAGCAGTAGCTGCCTGCCCGGGATCAACTGCTGCTACTACTGCAATCCTGTTACCGGCTCCGGGAACTACATTAGTGCCCGGTCCAGCTATTTCTTCCACATAATAGGTCTGTCCCAGAATTAAGCCGGAAACAGAGACGGTGCCGCTAGTGGCTCCATTTATGGTTAAGCTGGCAGTGGCTACCTGGTTGCCTCCAGATTCAGCATCAAATATTCCAAACTGGAAAGTGCCCGAACTGGCAACTCCTCCTGTAAAAGCTTTGTTTATTAAGATAGAGCCGCCTATATCATTTACAAAATAAGCGGTATTGGCAGTTTCGGCACTATCGGCAGCCACCACTGCCACCCTGCCGCTGCCAGGTATGGTATTGGTGCCAGGGCCGGAAACCTCTTGCAGGTAATAGGTAGTTCCAGGTACTAACTCTTCACTGGATATGGTTTTAGATCCATTAGTGCCCTGGGTAATGGTAATGGTGGTAGAAGCAATAGCCGTACCTCCGGTTTCTGCCTGGTACACTTCAAAACCAAAAGTACCAGAACCGACTTGTCCCTCCAGGAATGATTTATCGATGGCCAGGTACCCGATCACTTCTTCATTGTTAAATACTGCTTCCGCTGAATCATCATCTTCAGTTAAGGTAAAGCTGGTACCGCTGCTGGAAGCAAGCGACCAGCCGGTAGGTATGTTAATCTCACTTATGCTAAACTGGGTACCCAGCGGCACTTCAAAGGGGCCGTAGCTGGCAGAAGTGCTGCCGGCAGGTATGGTAACTCCCATTGGCTCAGATATGCCGGCTGCATCCGGAGTTATGTCAAAGTAGAAAGTAATATCTGCGTCCAATGCCTGGCCTATGTTTTTAGTTATGGTTACCTGGCCTTTAGCCGTGTTGGGGGTATTGGTAAAACTAACCTGGGAAGTAGAGCCTACGGTAACCGAAGCACTCTTTCCGGCAGGAAGGCTAAAAGATGCACTGGCATCTCCCCCGGTTTCAGTAACCAGGTAATCGCCGGCGGGAAGGTTTCCCACTGTGGTTGACTGGTTGTAAGGGCCGCCTTCCGGAACGGTGATAGATACGGTAGTGCTATAGGGGTCAGCTACATTCTGCTGGACAATGGTAAAGTTAAAAGTACCATACAGGCCATCGGTGGTAGCTTTATTTATTTTTATGGAACCGTACTGGTCATTGGGGGTATTGGTAAAGCTGGCAGTAGCAGTTGCCCCTGCAGTTACGGTTACTGTCTGGTCTGCCGGCAGGCTAAAGGAAGCGCTTTCATTGGTGGACCCTACCTCTTTTACGGTGTAGCTGCCCGGCTCCAGGTCAGATACAGTGGCAGAGCCGCTGTAGTTTCCGCCGCCGCCGGTAATGGTAATAGAGAGCTGATCTCCTACCTTGTTTCCATTTCCATCCAATATTTCAAACAAAAAGGTTCCGGTTAAGCCTCCGGTAGTAGTTTTATTAATCTTGATAGCACCCTTCTGGCTTTCCTTGGTGTTGTTAAACACTGCAGTGGCAGTACTGCTGTCACTGCTTAAGGTAAAGCTGGTACCGCTGCTGGAAGCAAGCGACCAGCCGGTAGGTATGTTAATCTCACTTATGCTAAACTGGGTACCCAGCGGCACTTCAAAGGGGCCGTAGCTGGCAGAAGTGCTGCCGGCAGGTATGGTAACTCCCATTGGCTCAGATATGCCGGCTGCATCCGGAGTTATGTCAAAGTAGAAAGTAATATCTGCGTCCAATGCCTGGCCTATGTTTTTAGTTATGGTTACCTGGCCTTTAGCCGTGTTGGGGGTATTGGTAAAACTAACCTGGGAAGTAGAGCCTACGGTAACCGAAGCACTCTTTCCGGCAGGAAGGCTAAAAGATGCACTGGCATCTCCCCCGGTTTCAGTAACCAGGTAATCGCCGGCGGGAAGGTTTCCCACTGTGGTTGACTGGTTGTAAGGGCCGCCTTCCGGAACGGTGATAGATACGGTAGTGCTATAGGGGTCAGCTACATTCTGCTGGACAATGGTAAAGTTAAAAGTACCATACAGGCCATCGGTGGTAGCTTTATTTATTTTTATGGAACCGTACTGGCTTACAGGATTATTAACAATATTATGGCCCAGGGCAACTTCTGAACCATCTGCACTGGTAGTTACTTCATACCAGCCGTTATCTGCAGAATATCCGGCGGGAGCACTTATCTCATGAACAAAATAAGTAGTATTTATATTCAGGTTACCAAAAATGACCTTACCCCCGCTGGAGGTTTTCCTGTCTATCTCTGAACCTGTATCATTATTAATGCTATATAAACCTATAACTGCTCCGTCCAGAGCATTTCCCAGATTATCCACCTTGTTTACCTTAATAGAAGCCTGGGGGGGTTGGGTGCAATCAAGGTAAAAGGTTATATGGCTTATTTCCTGGATCATATTGGAGTCGCCCAGCCTGGTAACCGTAGCGCTGCTGGTACCTACCCCGCTAACCTGGTAAGCCAGTTCGGTAGGAGCAGGATCACTGCCCTCTTTTACCCAGTAGGTGACACTGCCGTCATCATGCTGGATATAACCATATTTACCATTACCTAAACTGGGGCTGTCTCCCCATTTACCGGCTTTTATCAGTACACCAGTTATGATGCATCCGTCTGCGGTATGGGTAACTCCATCCTTGACACCACCGTCATACTTAATCCAGCCATCACCTTCTTCGATGCCGGAATCAGCAAAAACGGTATTGATTGGTACTAGTAGCATCAACAGCCCTACCACCACCATAAAGGATGCCAATTTGGTTCCTATTGAATATTTGCTTCTCTTAAACATGTGACCCCCCATTTATGTTAAGTTCTTAAAATAAAAAAACCGGCTGAATTAGCCGGTTACGCTACTTGCTCCACTTTTCCCAAGCGTCCAGATTGAGGAAAAGCTTCAAAGCATCTAAACTATTAAAACATATTTTATAATACTATTAGTATTTAATTATATTTGTTTGATGAACTCCTTGTCAAATTTTTTTTCTTTTTTATTTACCATACTTGAAATCCTTGGATCCCTTAACATGTTTCCAGTGTGATAGTCTTCTTTTAGATACCCAAATCCTGGCCATGATTAAAATACCCGCTGCCGCTAAGCAAAGACCTATTACTGAAAACAAAGGATCAAACCCTATACTGGTAAACACTTTTTTACTTCCTTAATTTTTTGGAGCCTGACAATATCGGCAATCCCCTCAAGCCCCAATTTTTAAAGCACAAAAAAAACCGGCCTAATTAGCCGGTTACGCTACTTGCTCCACTTTTCCCAAGCGTCCAGGTTGAGGAAAAGCTTCAAAGCATCTAATTAATTTATGTTTTATTAATTTTAATACAAAGTCACCCTAAAAATCAAAATATATTTTATTTTTTTTCAATTTTATAAACCATTAATTTTATATATTAATTTATATATAAATACTTGACAAACATAATCATATTTATTATCATTAAATGTATTAATACTTTTATATTTAATAATATAAAAGATTATACGAAAACAAGGCATAAAAAAGAGGGGAGTCAATTTTAAAAAGCCTGGACGCCACTTTTTAACGACTCCCCTCAATAAGCATAGTATCATACAAATATTATAGTTTGCAATCAAATTTTATTTTATAATTTTTAGACTTGCTACAAACCTTAGCTGTATAAAAAAATTACCCTACTGTAGCACAAACCACTTATCATAAATTTCAGCAGCAGTTCCATCCTGGGCCATCTGGGCGATAGCCTGGTTTATATCTTCTAATATTTGCGAATTCTTGCCCATGGCAATTACAAAATCACGCTTGGATTTAATGGTGTCCAATACCCGGTAAAGCATTCCATCCTGGTTTAGAATATTAATGGCAATAGGCTTTGAAATTAAAACCCCCTCTATATTCTTAGCCTTAAGATCGTCCATCATAACCTTTATATCCTCATAATCGGCTATCCTGTACCTGGCCAATACCTCTTCGGACAAGCCCTCCTTGGCGGTCCTTAATATGCCCACATCCTTGCTGGCCATATCTTCCTTAATCATTATCTGGGTATCACTTAAACTTATCAGTAAATACTCCAAAGTATAATAGGCATCAGAATAATCAACTGCATTCTTTTTATCCTCCAAAATTGGCAGGGCAGAAATAGCCAGGTCAATGTTGCCCGCATCCAGCTCCTGGTAAAGGGAATCATAGGCTACGGATTTTATCTCTATCTCTTTTCCCAGCCTGTTTCCGATTTCGGTAATGACATCTATGTCAAAACCTTCAGCCTTGCCCTCCTGGTTTAAAAACTCAAAAGGGGGATAGGAGGTATCTGTGCCCACTGTAAGCTTGGGAACCTTGCTTAAATCACGGCCGGTCCCATTGGCAGACATGCTGCTGGCCAGCTCGGTTACCCGGCAGCTTACTACCGGTGACATTAGTACTATTAAAACCACTAATGCTGCGGACAGCACCAGTGCTGAAATTACTCTTTTACTCCATTTTATCTTAATCATTACTGGTCCTTTAAAAAATCTCTTCCGGTTCAGGAAAACCTAAACTATTTACAAAATATTCATTGAACTTGGGATGGGTGGTTAATTCCAAATAATTAATTTTCTTAGCCAGGTTTTCTGCTTTCTTCCTGTATTTGGATGAAACCAAAACCTGCTTGGCCCCTACTCCGGCAGCATTACCAACCTGTACAATCTTTCCTAGATCCACCTGGGGAAACATGCCTATGTTTATGACATTCTTGGGGTCTATATAGGAGCCGAAGGCTCCGGCAATTATAATTTTGTCTATCTGGGTAAAGTCTATCTGGGCATTATCTAGCAGTATATCTATGCCCGTTCTCATGGCTCCCTTGGCCAGCTGGATCTCCACGATATCCTTCTGCCCGATAGAAACATAGTCCCGGCCTGGCTTGCCGGACAATAGATACTGCATCCCTTCCTGCTCATCTTTAAAAATACAATTAGAATCCTGGACAAACTTGCCCCTGGTATCTATAAGGTTAGCCTTTCTTAATTCGGCTATACAGTCCAGTATGCCAGAACCACAAATACCGGAAGGCTCCTTGTCGCCTATGGTCTGAATGGAAGGCTGGCAGGTGGCTGAGTCTATGGCCACCCTTTCAATGGCCCCGGGAGCAGCCCTCATCCCGTAACGGATATGGGCTCCCTCAAAAGCAGGCCCGGAAGCAGTGGATACACTGGTAATTCCACTGCTGGTCTTTAAGGCAATCTCGGTATTGGTGCCAATATCAATACCTATAATATTTCCCTTAAGCTGGTCAATATCTGCAGCCAAAACCATAGCCAGGTGGTCAGAACCCACAAACCCGGCAATAGGTGGAAGCAGGTAGACATATCCTCCGGGGGCAATATTTATTCCCAGCTGCCAAGCCTTAACGCTTAAAGCCTGTCCGGTTAAAGACACAAAGGGAGAAAGGCTTAGCTGCCTTACCGGCAAGCCCAGGAACAGGTGGTGCATGGCGGTATTGGCTACCAAGGTTATCTCATTTATCTGTTTCCGGTCAATCTGGTGATCCTGGCAAAGCTTTCCTATAGCCTGGTCAATACCTGAAGTAACCACTTCCTGTATTTTTTTTAGGCTGTCCCCACCTGCCAGGGCAAAATTAAGCCTGGACATCACGTCTTCACCGTAAGATATCTGGGGATTCATTATACCCCTGCTGCCCAAGGTAGCTCCGGTAGACAGGTCCACTAAAAGAGCCGCAATCTTGGTAGTGCCTAAATCTATGGCCACGCCATAATTATGGCCAGCCTGATTTCCGCCCTCGACATTAATGATTTCTGTGCCCCGCAAGCTAACCGTTACCTTCCACCCGTTATCCCTTAAGGTTTGGGGCAGCAGCGAAAGGGCTTTAAAGTCAATATTATCAGCCTTAACCTTATAATTTTTTTCCAGCAGGCCAGCTATGCGGTCAAAGTCAGGGGTAACATCTTCCAGGGTAGCCGGGCTAACCTCCACCCAGTATTTTTGGCATACTGGATCAGGCTCTACCTCCCTGCCGGTACCGGAAACCTGTAGTTTCTGCTCTTCGCTTAAAGAAGAGGCAGGTATGTAGATATTAAGGTCCCGGTCAAATACCTGCTGGCAGGCCAGCCGTACCCCCTTGCTTATCTCTTCCGGTAAAAGAACCTTTTTTTCCTGGCCGCTTACCGCAGTATCAGCAGCATCCAGAACTATTATCCTGCACTTGCCGCAGGTTCCCTTGCCTCCGCAGACAGACTTAATGCCAATCCCTGCTTCTAATAAAGCTTCCAAGCCATTGGCAGGCCGGTCCAAGTAGAGCCTTTTTCCTATAGGCTCCACCTCTATTCT is a genomic window containing:
- a CDS encoding transporter substrate-binding domain-containing protein, with the translated sequence MIKIKWSKRVISALVLSAALVVLIVLMSPVVSCRVTELASSMSANGTGRDLSKVPKLTVGTDTSYPPFEFLNQEGKAEGFDIDVITEIGNRLGKEIEIKSVAYDSLYQELDAGNIDLAISALPILEDKKNAVDYSDAYYTLEYLLISLSDTQIMIKEDMASKDVGILRTAKEGLSEEVLARYRIADYEDIKVMMDDLKAKNIEGVLISKPIAINILNQDGMLYRVLDTIKSKRDFVIAMGKNSQILEDINQAIAQMAQDGTAAEIYDKWFVLQ
- a CDS encoding prealbumin-like fold domain-containing protein, whose product is MFKRSKYSIGTKLASFMVVVGLLMLLVPINTVFADSGIEEGDGWIKYDGGVKDGVTHTADGCIITGVLIKAGKWGDSPSLGNGKYGYIQHDDGSVTYWVKEGSDPAPTELAYQVSGVGTSSATVTRLGDSNMIQEISHITFYLDCTQPPQASIKVNKVDNLGNALDGAVIGLYSINNDTGSEIDRKTSSGGKVIFGNLNINTTYFVHEISAPAGYSADNGWYEVTTSADGSEVALGHNIVNNPVSQYGSIKINKATTDGLYGTFNFTIVQQNVADPYSTTVSITVPEGGPYNQSTTVGNLPAGDYLVTETGGDASASFSLPAGKSASVTVGSTSQVSFTNTPNTAKGQVTITKNIGQALDADITFYFDITPDAAGISEPMGVTIPAGSTSASYGPFEVPLGTQFSISEINIPTGWSLASSSGTSFTLSSDSSTATAVFNNTKESQKGAIKINKTTTGGLTGTFLFEILDGNGNKVGDQLSITITGGGGNYSGSATVSDLEPGSYTVKEVGSTNESASFSLPADQTVTVTAGATATASFTNTPNDQYGSIKINKATTDGLYGTFNFTIVQQNVADPYSTTVSITVPEGGPYNQSTTVGNLPAGDYLVTETGGDASASFSLPAGKSASVTVGSTSQVSFTNTPNTAKGQVTITKNIGQALDADITFYFDITPDAAGISEPMGVTIPAGSTSASYGPFEVPLGTQFSISEINIPTGWSLASSSGTSFTLTEDDDSAEAVFNNEEVIGYLAIDKSFLEGQVGSGTFGFEVYQAETGGTAIASTTITITQGTNGSKTISSEELVPGTTYYLQEVSGPGTNTIPGSGRVAVVAADSAETANTAYFVNDIGGSILINKAFTGGVASSGTFQFGIFDAESGGNQVATASLTINGATSGTVSVSGLILGQTYYVEEIAGPGTNVVPGAGNRIAVVAAVDPGQAATADFENDPGTGSITVHKLFGAGLGALVASPAVGTPTFTFSINTTPVQTATITGEGTATFTGLLAGNTYTITEATTGYSTYVSYTAGGWTPGITIAAEVEDGQDTDVYFLNDTVIEIPGSITVHKIIGEGVDADTVFNFSINTVPAQTVTIQGAGTATFANIEPGTYTITETTTGFATSVSYDGAAWTETGSIGAIVSGGSDTDVYFLNEEEDEEVEVLGISEPPVIEVLGITEELPYTGYSKWYYIAGLVLVLGGVLLIQWFRRKEKVEYFI
- a CDS encoding ASKHA domain-containing protein; this translates as MAKNKIRIEVEPIGKRLYLDRPANGLEALLEAGIGIKSVCGGKGTCGKCRIIVLDAADTAVSGQEKKVLLPEEISKGVRLACQQVFDRDLNIYIPASSLSEEQKLQVSGTGREVEPDPVCQKYWVEVSPATLEDVTPDFDRIAGLLEKNYKVKADNIDFKALSLLPQTLRDNGWKVTVSLRGTEIINVEGGNQAGHNYGVAIDLGTTKIAALLVDLSTGATLGSRGIMNPQISYGEDVMSRLNFALAGGDSLKKIQEVVTSGIDQAIGKLCQDHQIDRKQINEITLVANTAMHHLFLGLPVRQLSLSPFVSLTGQALSVKAWQLGINIAPGGYVYLLPPIAGFVGSDHLAMVLAADIDQLKGNIIGIDIGTNTEIALKTSSGITSVSTASGPAFEGAHIRYGMRAAPGAIERVAIDSATCQPSIQTIGDKEPSGICGSGILDCIAELRKANLIDTRGKFVQDSNCIFKDEQEGMQYLLSGKPGRDYVSIGQKDIVEIQLAKGAMRTGIDILLDNAQIDFTQIDKIIIAGAFGSYIDPKNVINIGMFPQVDLGKIVQVGNAAGVGAKQVLVSSKYRKKAENLAKKINYLELTTHPKFNEYFVNSLGFPEPEEIF